A region from the Biomphalaria glabrata chromosome 14, xgBioGlab47.1, whole genome shotgun sequence genome encodes:
- the LOC106053216 gene encoding uncharacterized protein LOC106053216 isoform X1: protein MWPHICFLIITLITNIQVLFTASNVTLDKYKKQTATKCEDGFVEGINSVKFKSKIHLINTRQRPIEIVVYEIKGKDMTSFRPICTIMNMSDNTYGYCRTESKGDYVQVHIVISDYFSNYSEALLRGRLKLTDGSLGESEIQELPKLYVPKQSAVEITIDGQRMSVSDTTMPVTNTSINILFQCTETTPSPCLLEIVNSQNNQTVAKGAGLISICCNLQNDLTLTFTYNFCYSSDQKNTFTYSFQTAEVQHGMYIDLGTTTGICFGTLIIGVLIGLLVMAFGYNSLKKSRVGTYLRNSIEALRFGREITVDKDATYGDIMASLQYEDYSCQETSNEGVSIRISCPKEDKHNYFMGLKDLLEKSVMKDENVGKLVKSVFHLTVKLDVNNISNSREKFWPGTGVRYPLSSSATPTAKNRSGTGRVWKVIMYKNGIDSFGGRHKKYTSCPCAQCKQSGKPNSKFAKISISTSKALVYNDFEAAGVICLLFYDSSFQMDSHNKRLDGFYVEQDKITTDFCSLACYTCNIPLFERLKKYLNRFNQANEAIQSQKTAIKRLNSFVFIVSHPHGEYKKISYGKIVRKYEIRGPGTSLVYTAPTCPGSSGAPVIAPAHSSSWSNETQIIHFGQVDSKHSCSGFFSASDTS, encoded by the exons ATGTGGCCCCACATCTGTTTCCTAATAATAACCCTGATTACAAACATTCAAG TGTTGTTTACTGCGTCCAATGTAACCCTTGACAAGTATAAGAAACAAACGGCTACTAAATGTGAAGATGGATTCGTTGAAGGCATTAATTCAGTCAAATTTAAAAGTAAGATACATCTTATAAACACAAGACAGAGGCCCATTGAAATTGTTGTCTATGAAATCAAAGGAAAAGACATGACCAGTTTTAGACcg ATATGTACCATTATGAATATGTCGGATAATACATATGGTTATTGCCGCACTGAGTCAAAAGGAGATTATGTTCAAGTCCACATTGTCATTTCTGATTATTTCTCAAACTATAGTGAAGCGTTGCTTAGAGGCAGATTAAAGTTAACCGATGGCAGTCTAGGAGAAAGTGAAATACAAGAGTTGCCTAAACTATACG TCCCTAAACAAAGCGCTGTTGAGATTACAATAGATGGCCAACGTATGTCGGTATCAGATACAACAATGCCAGTGACCAACACGTCCATCAATATACTATTCCAGTGTACGGAGACTACACCTTCTCCTTGTCTGCTAGAGATAGTGAATAGTCAGAACAACCAGACCGTCGCCAAAGGTGCTGGATTGATCTCTATCTGCTGTAACCTTCAGAATGATTTGACTTTGACCTTCACCTACAATTTCTGTTACTCGAGCGACCAGAAGAACACGTTTACCTATTCCTTTCAAACAG CAGAAGTACAGCACGGAATGTATATAGACCTGGGAACCACTACAGGAATCTGTTTCGGCACTTTAATAATAGGAGTGCTAATAGGACTATTAGTTATGGCGTTTGGATACAACAG tCTCAAAAAATCTCGAGTTGGAACTTACCTACGTAACAGTATTGAAGCTTTGCGATTTGGACGAGAA ATAACTGTAGACAAAGATGCCACGTATGGTGATATAATGGCGTCCTTACAATATGAGGATTATTCTTGTCAAGAAACGAGCAACGAAGGAGTGTCAATACGGATATCA TGTCCTAAGGAAGATAAGCACAACTATTTCATGGGCTTGAAAGATCTCCTAGAAAAGTCTGTAATGAAAGATGAGAATGTTGGCAAGCTGGTCAAGAGTGTCTTCCATTTAACAGTCAAGCTGGATGTTAATAATATTTCGAACTCACGTGAGAAATTCTGGCCGGGCACAGGGGTACGGTATCCTCTCTCTTCATCTGCGACACCGACCGCTAAAAACAGGTCTGGCACTGGTAGAGTATGGAAAGTTATAATGTATAAAAATGGAATAGATAGCTTTGGCGGCAGACACAAAAAGTACACATCATGCCCATGCGCTCAGTGCAAGCAATCTGGGAAGCCGAATAGCAAGTTTGCCAAAATCAGTATCTCTACCTCAAAAGCGCTTGTGTACAATGACTTTGAGGCAGCTGGCGTTATATGTTTGCTCTTTTATGACAGTTCATTTCAAATGGATTCACATAATAAACGACTTGATGGCTTTTATGTTGAACAGGACAAAATCACTACAGATTTCTGTTCTTTGGCATGCTACACATGCAATATACCTCTATTTGAAAGGCtcaaaaaatatttgaacagATTTAATCAGGCGAACGAGGCAATCCAATCTCAGAAGACTGCTATCAAGCGTTTAAATAGCTTTGTATTTATAGTCTCCCACCCACATGGCGAGTACAAAAAGATTAGCTATGGCAAAATTGTTCGCAAATACGAAATCCGCGGTCCAGGGACCAGTCTGGTGTACACAGCCCCAACATGCCCTGGAAGTAGTGGAGCACCAGTGATCGCCCCTGCACATAGCAGTAGTTGGTCTAATGAGACACAGATCATCCATTTCGGACAAGTAGACTCCAAACATAGCTGCAGTGGCTTTTTTAGTGCTTCTGATACATCATAG
- the LOC106053216 gene encoding uncharacterized protein LOC106053216 isoform X3 — translation MTSFRPICTIMNMSDNTYGYCRTESKGDYVQVHIVISDYFSNYSEALLRGRLKLTDGSLGESEIQELPKLYVPKQSAVEITIDGQRMSVSDTTMPVTNTSINILFQCTETTPSPCLLEIVNSQNNQTVAKGAGLISICCNLQNDLTLTFTYNFCYSSDQKNTFTYSFQTAEVQHGMYIDLGTTTGICFGTLIIGVLIGLLVMAFGYNSLKKSRVGTYLRNSIEALRFGREITVDKDATYGDIMASLQYEDYSCQETSNEGVSIRISCPKEDKHNYFMGLKDLLEKSVMKDENVGKLVKSVFHLTVKLDVNNISNSREKFWPGTGVRYPLSSSATPTAKNRSGTGRVWKVIMYKNGIDSFGGRHKKYTSCPCAQCKQSGKPNSKFAKISISTSKALVYNDFEAAGVICLLFYDSSFQMDSHNKRLDGFYVEQDKITTDFCSLACYTCNIPLFERLKKYLNRFNQANEAIQSQKTAIKRLNSFVFIVSHPHGEYKKISYGKIVRKYEIRGPGTSLVYTAPTCPGSSGAPVIAPAHSSSWSNETQIIHFGQVDSKHSCSGFFSASDTS, via the exons ATGACCAGTTTTAGACcg ATATGTACCATTATGAATATGTCGGATAATACATATGGTTATTGCCGCACTGAGTCAAAAGGAGATTATGTTCAAGTCCACATTGTCATTTCTGATTATTTCTCAAACTATAGTGAAGCGTTGCTTAGAGGCAGATTAAAGTTAACCGATGGCAGTCTAGGAGAAAGTGAAATACAAGAGTTGCCTAAACTATACG TCCCTAAACAAAGCGCTGTTGAGATTACAATAGATGGCCAACGTATGTCGGTATCAGATACAACAATGCCAGTGACCAACACGTCCATCAATATACTATTCCAGTGTACGGAGACTACACCTTCTCCTTGTCTGCTAGAGATAGTGAATAGTCAGAACAACCAGACCGTCGCCAAAGGTGCTGGATTGATCTCTATCTGCTGTAACCTTCAGAATGATTTGACTTTGACCTTCACCTACAATTTCTGTTACTCGAGCGACCAGAAGAACACGTTTACCTATTCCTTTCAAACAG CAGAAGTACAGCACGGAATGTATATAGACCTGGGAACCACTACAGGAATCTGTTTCGGCACTTTAATAATAGGAGTGCTAATAGGACTATTAGTTATGGCGTTTGGATACAACAG tCTCAAAAAATCTCGAGTTGGAACTTACCTACGTAACAGTATTGAAGCTTTGCGATTTGGACGAGAA ATAACTGTAGACAAAGATGCCACGTATGGTGATATAATGGCGTCCTTACAATATGAGGATTATTCTTGTCAAGAAACGAGCAACGAAGGAGTGTCAATACGGATATCA TGTCCTAAGGAAGATAAGCACAACTATTTCATGGGCTTGAAAGATCTCCTAGAAAAGTCTGTAATGAAAGATGAGAATGTTGGCAAGCTGGTCAAGAGTGTCTTCCATTTAACAGTCAAGCTGGATGTTAATAATATTTCGAACTCACGTGAGAAATTCTGGCCGGGCACAGGGGTACGGTATCCTCTCTCTTCATCTGCGACACCGACCGCTAAAAACAGGTCTGGCACTGGTAGAGTATGGAAAGTTATAATGTATAAAAATGGAATAGATAGCTTTGGCGGCAGACACAAAAAGTACACATCATGCCCATGCGCTCAGTGCAAGCAATCTGGGAAGCCGAATAGCAAGTTTGCCAAAATCAGTATCTCTACCTCAAAAGCGCTTGTGTACAATGACTTTGAGGCAGCTGGCGTTATATGTTTGCTCTTTTATGACAGTTCATTTCAAATGGATTCACATAATAAACGACTTGATGGCTTTTATGTTGAACAGGACAAAATCACTACAGATTTCTGTTCTTTGGCATGCTACACATGCAATATACCTCTATTTGAAAGGCtcaaaaaatatttgaacagATTTAATCAGGCGAACGAGGCAATCCAATCTCAGAAGACTGCTATCAAGCGTTTAAATAGCTTTGTATTTATAGTCTCCCACCCACATGGCGAGTACAAAAAGATTAGCTATGGCAAAATTGTTCGCAAATACGAAATCCGCGGTCCAGGGACCAGTCTGGTGTACACAGCCCCAACATGCCCTGGAAGTAGTGGAGCACCAGTGATCGCCCCTGCACATAGCAGTAGTTGGTCTAATGAGACACAGATCATCCATTTCGGACAAGTAGACTCCAAACATAGCTGCAGTGGCTTTTTTAGTGCTTCTGATACATCATAG
- the LOC106053216 gene encoding uncharacterized protein LOC106053216 isoform X2, translated as MWPHICFLIITLITNIQVLFTASNVTLDKYKKQTATKCEDGFVEGINSVKFKSKIHLINTRQRPIEIVVYEIKGKDMTSFRPICTIMNMSDNTYGYCRTESKGDYVQVHIVISDYFSNYSEALLRGRLKLTDGSLGESEIQELPKLYVPKQSAVEITIDGQRMSVSDTTMPVTNTSINILFQCTETTPSPCLLEIVNSQNNQTVAKGAGLISICCNLQNDLTLTFTYNFCYSSDQKNTFTYSFQTEVQHGMYIDLGTTTGICFGTLIIGVLIGLLVMAFGYNSLKKSRVGTYLRNSIEALRFGREITVDKDATYGDIMASLQYEDYSCQETSNEGVSIRISCPKEDKHNYFMGLKDLLEKSVMKDENVGKLVKSVFHLTVKLDVNNISNSREKFWPGTGVRYPLSSSATPTAKNRSGTGRVWKVIMYKNGIDSFGGRHKKYTSCPCAQCKQSGKPNSKFAKISISTSKALVYNDFEAAGVICLLFYDSSFQMDSHNKRLDGFYVEQDKITTDFCSLACYTCNIPLFERLKKYLNRFNQANEAIQSQKTAIKRLNSFVFIVSHPHGEYKKISYGKIVRKYEIRGPGTSLVYTAPTCPGSSGAPVIAPAHSSSWSNETQIIHFGQVDSKHSCSGFFSASDTS; from the exons ATGTGGCCCCACATCTGTTTCCTAATAATAACCCTGATTACAAACATTCAAG TGTTGTTTACTGCGTCCAATGTAACCCTTGACAAGTATAAGAAACAAACGGCTACTAAATGTGAAGATGGATTCGTTGAAGGCATTAATTCAGTCAAATTTAAAAGTAAGATACATCTTATAAACACAAGACAGAGGCCCATTGAAATTGTTGTCTATGAAATCAAAGGAAAAGACATGACCAGTTTTAGACcg ATATGTACCATTATGAATATGTCGGATAATACATATGGTTATTGCCGCACTGAGTCAAAAGGAGATTATGTTCAAGTCCACATTGTCATTTCTGATTATTTCTCAAACTATAGTGAAGCGTTGCTTAGAGGCAGATTAAAGTTAACCGATGGCAGTCTAGGAGAAAGTGAAATACAAGAGTTGCCTAAACTATACG TCCCTAAACAAAGCGCTGTTGAGATTACAATAGATGGCCAACGTATGTCGGTATCAGATACAACAATGCCAGTGACCAACACGTCCATCAATATACTATTCCAGTGTACGGAGACTACACCTTCTCCTTGTCTGCTAGAGATAGTGAATAGTCAGAACAACCAGACCGTCGCCAAAGGTGCTGGATTGATCTCTATCTGCTGTAACCTTCAGAATGATTTGACTTTGACCTTCACCTACAATTTCTGTTACTCGAGCGACCAGAAGAACACGTTTACCTATTCCTTTCAAACAG AAGTACAGCACGGAATGTATATAGACCTGGGAACCACTACAGGAATCTGTTTCGGCACTTTAATAATAGGAGTGCTAATAGGACTATTAGTTATGGCGTTTGGATACAACAG tCTCAAAAAATCTCGAGTTGGAACTTACCTACGTAACAGTATTGAAGCTTTGCGATTTGGACGAGAA ATAACTGTAGACAAAGATGCCACGTATGGTGATATAATGGCGTCCTTACAATATGAGGATTATTCTTGTCAAGAAACGAGCAACGAAGGAGTGTCAATACGGATATCA TGTCCTAAGGAAGATAAGCACAACTATTTCATGGGCTTGAAAGATCTCCTAGAAAAGTCTGTAATGAAAGATGAGAATGTTGGCAAGCTGGTCAAGAGTGTCTTCCATTTAACAGTCAAGCTGGATGTTAATAATATTTCGAACTCACGTGAGAAATTCTGGCCGGGCACAGGGGTACGGTATCCTCTCTCTTCATCTGCGACACCGACCGCTAAAAACAGGTCTGGCACTGGTAGAGTATGGAAAGTTATAATGTATAAAAATGGAATAGATAGCTTTGGCGGCAGACACAAAAAGTACACATCATGCCCATGCGCTCAGTGCAAGCAATCTGGGAAGCCGAATAGCAAGTTTGCCAAAATCAGTATCTCTACCTCAAAAGCGCTTGTGTACAATGACTTTGAGGCAGCTGGCGTTATATGTTTGCTCTTTTATGACAGTTCATTTCAAATGGATTCACATAATAAACGACTTGATGGCTTTTATGTTGAACAGGACAAAATCACTACAGATTTCTGTTCTTTGGCATGCTACACATGCAATATACCTCTATTTGAAAGGCtcaaaaaatatttgaacagATTTAATCAGGCGAACGAGGCAATCCAATCTCAGAAGACTGCTATCAAGCGTTTAAATAGCTTTGTATTTATAGTCTCCCACCCACATGGCGAGTACAAAAAGATTAGCTATGGCAAAATTGTTCGCAAATACGAAATCCGCGGTCCAGGGACCAGTCTGGTGTACACAGCCCCAACATGCCCTGGAAGTAGTGGAGCACCAGTGATCGCCCCTGCACATAGCAGTAGTTGGTCTAATGAGACACAGATCATCCATTTCGGACAAGTAGACTCCAAACATAGCTGCAGTGGCTTTTTTAGTGCTTCTGATACATCATAG
- the LOC129922885 gene encoding uncharacterized protein LOC129922885: MDRLLRPERFDVEPTAPQAQEKWLHWYETFKNFLSVVTMENVDNKKLLINYISPSVYQMISDKETYEEAIQSLNDIYVQPNNEVFARHKLATCRQEQGQSVDAFLQKLRSLSKDCNFKAVTAEQHRDESIRDAFITGIASNSIRKRLLEKTDLKLKDAFEEARVLEHAYQHSLLYESQSETTSGATTNAVREHPADPVAPQLPDLRASINSTQTRQEVSAISIKCYFCGRGRHPRNECPAREATCNQCGKKGHFQRSCKSRKSTAFALATLHSLGLGKSTSLILLNGVPLKALIDTGSCESYVAARVARNHKWPIKTSVDRIFMASTHLSRVTEGHIFATIQLKDEKYENIKLSLLDGLCSDVILGLDFISLHENLQIPFSGKRPPLCVSTLRPAKVEAPSLFGNLSPNCTPVATKSRRHSLLDSKFINAEIQRLLKEEVIEPSKSPWRAQVLITSNERHKRRMVIDYSQTINRFTLLDAYPMPRMDELAEKISQFSVFSTLDLKNAYHQIPIKEEERPYTAFEAGGRLYQFRRIPFGVTNGVACFQRTIDKIIEDEQLENTFAYVDNVTICGHDNESHDRNLQRFFKVAQKYGITFNEAKSEIGTHSVRLLGYEISKGQLKPDPERFTALRELNAPSNLREQKRIVGLLAYYSLWIPNFSDKISLLARNKRFPVPEEVKQAFQNLKDELEESAVYTIDYTRPLTVETDASDIAIAATLNQDGRPVAFFSRTLSQSERRHSSVEKEAYAIVESLRKWKHFLIGRPFTLVTDQRSVSFMYCRQNKGKIKNEKIQRWRLELSCFHYDVVYRPGTQNTAADTFSRNRYLSAMSRNDLKLLHNSLCHPGVTRMLHFVRSKNLPFSTDDVRTVIDQCQSCAELKPRFFRPPTGQLIKATQPFERISMDFKGPLPSNSRNKYLLTMIDEFSRFPFAFACPDMSSTTVIKCLNELFALFGLPSYVHTDRGTSFMSAEVQKYLNERGVATSRTTAYNPRGNGQIEKLNSTLWKAITLALHSQDLSTSQWELVLQDALHSIRSLLCTATNKTPHERLFGYYRRSTSGTSLPTWLTSPGPVLLKRNNRSSKYDPLTEEVELVNSNPQYALIKTSTGREETVSLRLLAPKEKDCFTENVRPPVLRDGSPRNATPSLQSETESNTENSSLNPPVNRTTKPPLSGEVDPVEAPTIESPSNVVSTDTDCTNAADPNLRYNLRERKSRPNYRV; the protein is encoded by the coding sequence ATGGATAGACTACTTCGGCCTGAAAGGTTCGATGTGGAACCTACCGCACCTCAAGCACAAGAAAAGTGGCTGCACTGgtacgaaacatttaaaaactttttgtcTGTAGTTACTATGGAAAATGTAGATAACAAGAAACTACTAATTAACTACATTTCGCCATCGGTGTACCAGATGATTAGTGACAAAGAAACATATGAGGAAGCGATCCAGTCACTAAACGACATCTATGTGCAACCCAATAACGAGGTCTTCGCAAGGCACAAGTTAGCCACGTGCAGACAAGAACAGGGTCAAAGCGTTGACGCCTTTCTTCAAAAACTCCGCAGTCTATCCAAGGATTGCAACTTCAAAGCCGTGACAGCTGAGCAACATCGTGACGAGTCCATACGCGATGCATTCATAACAGGTATTGCCTCTAACAGCATTAGAAAACGCCTCCTTgagaaaacagatttaaagtTAAAGGATGCATTTGAGGAAGCCAGAGTACTTGAACACGCCTATCAACATTCGTTGTTGTACGAGTCACAGTCAGAAACCACTAGTGGGGCTACTACAAATGCTGTAAGAGAACACCCTGCTGATCCTGTCGCTCCCCAGTTGCCTGATCTACGAGCCTCGATTAATTCGACTCAAACAAGACAAGAGGTAAGCGCTATATCTATCAAGTGTTACTTCTGTGGAAGAGGAAGACATCCTCGTAATGAGTGCCCCGCACGTGAAGCCACATGTAATCAGTGTGGCAAGAAGGGACATTTTCAGAGATCTTGCAAGTCAAGAAAATCTACAGCATTTGCCCTCGCTACGTTGCACTCATTAGGACTAGGCAAATCAACCTCCTTGATTCTTCTCAATGGGGTGCCACTTAAAGCCTTGATAGACACTGGAAGCTGTGAGAGTTACGTGGCAGCTCGAGTTGCCAGGAATCACAAATGGCCGATAAAAACCTCCGTGGACAGAATATTTATGGCTTCTACTCACCTGTCTCGAGTTACTGAAGGCCATATCTTTGCTACCATTCAACTCAAAgatgaaaaatatgaaaatattaaactgTCACTCTTAGATGGATTGTGTTCAGATGTTATTCTAGGTTTGGATTTCATAAGCCTACACGAGAATCTACAGATTCCCTTTAGTGGGAAGAGACCACCTCTGTGCGTAAGTACCCTTAGACCAGCCAAAGTAGAGGCGCCTAGTCTTTTTGGTAACTTATCTCCAAACTGCACCCCAGTGGCAACTAAGTCACGCAGACACTCACTACTGGACTCTAAGTTTATTAATGCTGAGATTCAGAGACTACTCAAAGAAGAAGTAATAGAACCCTCAAAGTCCCCCTGGAGGGCACAGGTTCTAATAACATCCAATGAGAGGCACAAAAGACGTATGGTTATTGACTATAGCCAGACGATCAACAGATTTACGCTTCTAGACGCCTATCCCATGCCAAGAATGGATGAATTAGCGGAGAAGATATCACAGTTTTCTGTCTTCAGCACTCTGGACCTCAAAAATGCTTATCACCAGATCCCgattaaagaagaagaaaggccaTATACAGCTTTCGAGGCTGGGGGTAGACTTTACCAGTTTCGAAGAATTCCATTTGGAGTTACAAATGGAGTGGCTTGTTTCCAGCGAACCATAGATAAAATAATCGAAGATGAGCaactagaaaatacattcgcttATGTGGACAATGTGACCATCTGTGGACATGATAATGAATCTCATGATAGAAACCTGCAGAGATTCTTCAAAGTAGCTCAGAAGTATGGCATTACCTTCAACGAAGCTAAAAGTGAGATAGGAACACATAGCGTCAGACTGCTGGGATACGAAATATCTAAAGGTCAGCTCAAGCCTGACCCTGAAAGATTCACAGCCTTGCGGGAATTAAATGCTCCGTCGAACCTGCGAGAACAGAAACGAATAGTGGGCCTGCTGGCTTATTATTCTCTATGGATTCCTAACTTCTCAGACAAAATCAGCCTCTTAGCTAGAAATAAACGATTTCCTGTCCCTGAGGAAGTCAAACAAGCATTCCAGAACCTAAAGGACGAGCTCGAGGAATCCGCCGTGTACACCATTGATTACACTCGCCCGCTAACAGTGGAGACAGATGCGTCTGACATAGCTATAGCAGCTACACTTAATCAAGATGGCCGGCCTGTGGCTTTCTTTTCCCGGACACTATCGCAAAGCGAAAGAAGGCACTCATCAGTGGAAAAAGAAGCGTATGCAATAGTAGAATCTTTGAGAAAGTGGAAACACTTTCTTATTGGAAGACCCTTTACCCTTGTCACAGACCAGCGATCCGTGTCCTTTATGTATTGTAGACAAAATAAAGGCAAGATCAAGAATGAGAAGATCCAAAGGTGGAGGTTAGAGCTATCCTGCTTTCACTATGACGTCGTTTACAGACCAGGTACACAGAACACTGCTGCTGACACTTTCAGCAGAAATCGCTACTTATCCGCAATGTCACGTAACGACCTAAAATTACTCCACAATAGTTTGTGTCACCCTGGTGTAACAAGAATGCTACATTTTGTGAGATCAAAAAATCTACCTTTTTCCACCGATGACGTCAGAACAGTGATCGACCAGTGCCAGTCATGTGCTGAACTTAAACCTCGATTCTTCAGGCCGCCAACAGGACAATTAATCAAAGCCACTCAGCCATTCGAAAGAATAAGCATGGACTTTAAGGGACCTCTCCCTTCCAACTCACGCAATAAATATCTGCTTACCATGATCGACGAATTCTCTAGGTTTCCTTTTGCCTTTGCATGCCCAGATATGTCATCTACTACTGTTATTAAATGCCTAAATGAGTTGTTCGCCTTATTCGGGCTACCTTCCTATGTCCATACCGACAGAGGTACTTCCTTTATGTCTGCTGAAGTACAGAAGTACCTTAACGAAAGAGGAGTTGCTACGAGCAGGACCACGGCTTACAATCCCAGAGGAAATGGTCAAATAGAGAAACTGAACAGTACCCTTTGGAAAGCTATAACCTTAGCTTTACACTCCCAGGACTTGAGTACGTCTCAGTGGGAACTAGTATTGCAAGACGCGTTGCACTCAATTCGGTCACTTCTGTGTACGGCGACGAATAAAACTCCACATGAGAGACTCTTTGGATACTATCGCAGAAGTACTTCTGGAACATCCCTACCAACGTGGTTAACATCTCCTGGCCCCGTgttgttaaaaagaaataatagatcCTCTAAGTATGACCCTTTAACAGAAGAGGTAGAGCTGGTGAACAGCAACCCTCAATACGCTCTTATCAAAACATCTACGGGCCGAGAAGAAACAGTTTCTTTAAGATTGTTGGCGCCCAAAGAAAAAGACTGTTTCACAGAGAATGTGAGACCCCCTGTGCTGAGAGACGGTTCCCCCAGGAATGCGACACCCTCACTTCAAAGCGAAACAGAAAGCAACACAGAGAACTCTTCTCTGAACCCTCCTGTTAACCGAACAACCAAACCACCCCTATCGGGGGAAGTGGACCCGGTTGAAGCCCCTACCATCGAGTCACCAAGTAATGTTGTTAGTACTGATACTGATTGTACTAATGCTGCCGATCCAAACCTCCGATACAACCTAAGAGAACGAAAATCAAGACCCAACTACAGGGTTTAA